The following coding sequences are from one Streptomyces venezuelae window:
- a CDS encoding ABC transporter ATP-binding protein — protein sequence MADDKTPEKGDANAGKGHIPTVIADELHIVYRVNGAKTGKGSATSALSRMLRRGEERGVRKVHAVRGVSFTAYRGEAIGLIGSNGSGKSTLLRAIAGLLPAEKGKVYTDGQPSLLGVNAALMNDLTGERNVILGGLAMGMSREQIRERYQEIVDFSGINEKGDFITLPMRTYSSGMAARLRFSIAAAKDHDVLMIDEALATGDRKFQKRSEARIRELRKEAGTVFLVSHNNKSIRDTCDRVLWLERGELRMDGPTDEVIKEYEKFTGK from the coding sequence GTGGCTGACGACAAGACCCCCGAGAAGGGCGACGCGAACGCCGGCAAGGGGCACATCCCCACCGTCATCGCCGACGAGCTGCACATCGTCTACCGAGTCAACGGCGCGAAGACGGGCAAGGGCAGCGCCACCTCCGCCCTGAGCCGCATGCTCAGGCGGGGCGAGGAGCGCGGGGTGCGCAAGGTGCACGCCGTGCGCGGCGTCAGCTTCACCGCCTACCGCGGCGAGGCCATCGGCCTCATCGGCTCCAACGGTTCCGGCAAGTCGACCCTGCTCCGCGCCATCGCAGGCCTGCTCCCCGCCGAGAAGGGCAAGGTCTACACCGACGGCCAGCCCTCGCTGCTCGGCGTCAACGCGGCCCTGATGAACGACCTGACGGGCGAGCGCAACGTCATCCTCGGCGGGCTCGCGATGGGCATGTCCCGCGAGCAGATCCGGGAGCGCTACCAGGAGATCGTCGACTTCTCCGGCATCAATGAGAAGGGTGACTTCATCACCCTTCCGATGCGCACGTACTCCTCCGGCATGGCGGCCCGCCTCCGTTTCTCCATCGCGGCCGCCAAGGACCACGACGTCCTGATGATCGACGAGGCCCTGGCCACCGGCGACCGCAAGTTCCAGAAGCGCTCCGAGGCCCGCATCCGCGAGCTCCGCAAGGAGGCCGGCACGGTCTTCCTGGTCAGCCACAACAACAAGTCGATCCGCGACACGTGCGACCGCGTGCTGTGGCTGGAGCGCGGCGAGCTGCGCATGGACGGGCCGACCGACGAGGTCATAAAGGAGTACGAGAAGTTCACCGGCAAGTAG
- a CDS encoding polyprenyl synthetase family protein: MKLDLLGSGPQRNSTGTRGETVPTVPSAEKTAADTVDVTSLLEQGRTLATPVLRAAVDRLAPPMDTVAAYHFGWIDAEGNPSDGDGGKAVRPALALLSAEAAGAPPEVGVPGAVAVELVHNFSLLHDDLMDGDEQRRHRDTVWKVHGPAQAILVGDALFALGNEILLELGTVEAGRATRRLITATRALIDGQAQDISYEHRDRVTVEECLEMEGKKTGALLACAVSIGAVLGGADDHTADTLEKYGYHLGLAFQAVDDLLGIWGDPEATGKQTWSDLRQRKKSLPVVAALAAGGPASERLGELLTADSKSSDFENFSEDEFAARAALIEEAGGREWTAKEARRQHAIAIEALDHVQMPDRIRAQLVALADFVVVRER, encoded by the coding sequence GTGAAGCTCGACCTTCTGGGGTCAGGTCCCCAGCGAAACAGCACCGGAACAAGAGGAGAAACTGTGCCGACTGTGCCCTCGGCCGAGAAAACGGCTGCCGACACGGTGGACGTGACCTCACTGCTCGAGCAAGGAAGGACGCTGGCCACCCCGGTGCTGCGGGCCGCGGTGGACCGTCTCGCGCCGCCCATGGACACCGTGGCCGCCTACCACTTCGGCTGGATCGACGCGGAGGGCAACCCCTCCGACGGCGACGGCGGCAAGGCCGTGCGCCCCGCGCTCGCCCTGCTCTCCGCCGAGGCCGCGGGCGCGCCGCCCGAGGTCGGCGTCCCCGGCGCGGTCGCCGTCGAGCTCGTGCACAACTTCTCGCTGCTCCACGACGACCTGATGGACGGCGACGAGCAGCGCCGCCACCGCGACACCGTGTGGAAGGTGCACGGCCCCGCGCAGGCCATCCTCGTCGGCGATGCCCTCTTCGCACTCGGCAACGAGATCCTCCTCGAACTCGGCACCGTCGAGGCGGGCCGCGCCACCCGCCGCCTCATCACCGCCACCCGCGCGCTGATCGACGGCCAGGCCCAGGACATCAGCTACGAGCACCGCGACCGGGTCACCGTCGAGGAGTGCCTGGAGATGGAGGGCAAGAAGACCGGCGCCCTCCTCGCCTGCGCGGTCTCCATCGGCGCCGTCCTCGGCGGCGCGGACGACCACACCGCCGACACCCTGGAGAAGTACGGGTACCACCTCGGCCTCGCCTTCCAGGCCGTGGACGATCTGCTCGGCATCTGGGGCGACCCGGAGGCCACCGGCAAGCAGACGTGGAGCGACCTGCGCCAGCGCAAGAAGTCGCTGCCCGTGGTGGCCGCCCTGGCCGCGGGCGGCCCCGCGTCCGAGCGGCTCGGCGAACTGCTCACCGCCGACTCCAAGAGCAGCGACTTCGAGAACTTCTCCGAGGACGAGTTCGCCGCGCGCGCCGCCCTCATCGAGGAGGCGGGCGGCCGCGAGTGGACCGCCAAGGAGGCCCGGCGCCAGCACGCCATCGCCATCGAGGCACTGGACCACGTCCAGATGCCGGACCGTATCCGGGCGCAGCTCGTCGCGCTCGCCGACTTCGTCGTCGTACGAGAGAGATGA
- a CDS encoding 1-hydroxy-2-methyl-2-butenyl 4-diphosphate reductase codes for MDRNPAPRPGPAPLLIACALGIERLALRTGDRKGAPGDMTVLRTGMGPKNAERAVTGALGQHTLRDAAVLATGFCAGLAPGMHPGDLVVAEETRDARGSTPCTGTGLLVEELVRALPGRTVHTGPLTGSDHVVRGPERGALLATGAIAVDMESAATLHGAVRTGRRPVAAVRVVVDAPQHELVRIGTVRGGISAFRVLRAVLPAFFEWHRSSLLPRR; via the coding sequence ATGGACCGGAACCCGGCCCCACGGCCGGGCCCCGCCCCGCTGCTGATCGCCTGCGCGCTCGGCATCGAGCGCCTCGCCCTGCGCACCGGCGACCGCAAGGGCGCGCCGGGAGACATGACCGTGCTGCGCACCGGCATGGGCCCCAAGAACGCCGAGCGCGCCGTCACCGGGGCGCTCGGACAGCACACCCTGCGCGACGCGGCCGTACTGGCCACCGGCTTCTGCGCCGGACTCGCCCCCGGCATGCACCCCGGCGATCTCGTCGTCGCCGAGGAGACCAGGGACGCGCGCGGCAGCACCCCCTGTACGGGAACCGGGCTGCTGGTCGAGGAGCTGGTGCGGGCCCTGCCCGGCCGCACCGTGCACACCGGACCGCTCACCGGCTCCGACCACGTCGTCCGCGGTCCCGAGCGCGGCGCTCTCCTGGCCACGGGCGCGATCGCCGTGGACATGGAGTCCGCCGCGACGCTGCACGGTGCCGTACGCACCGGCCGACGGCCCGTTGCGGCCGTCCGGGTGGTCGTGGATGCCCCACAGCACGAACTCGTCCGCATCGGCACGGTGCGCGGTGGAATATCAGCTTTCCGTGTTCTTCGTGCCGTGCTCCCCGCTTTCTTTGAATGGCACCGTTCTTCGCTGCTCCCCCGGAGGTGA
- a CDS encoding ABC transporter permease, protein MSETTHDGGVAVTASPSTPSPDDGLSRAELAAKYGLTVSGARPGLFEYVRQLWGRRHFILAFSQAKLTAQYSQAKLGQLWQVATPLLNAAVYFFIFGLLLGAREGIPHEIYVPFLVTGVFVFTFTQSSVMAGVRAISGNLGLVRALHFPRASLPISFALQQLQQLLFSMIVLVVIMCAFGIFPAVSWLLVLPALVLQFVFNMGLALIFARMGSKTPDLAQLMPFVMRTWMYASGVMFSIPAMLATKKDVPAWVGDVLQWNPASIYMDLIRFAMIDKYDSSYLPPHVWAFAVGWAVVIGAVGFVYFWKAEERYGRG, encoded by the coding sequence GTGAGTGAGACAACGCATGACGGCGGAGTCGCGGTGACAGCATCACCGTCGACTCCGTCGCCCGATGACGGGCTCTCCCGGGCCGAACTCGCCGCCAAGTACGGTCTGACCGTCAGCGGCGCCCGCCCCGGACTTTTCGAGTACGTCCGCCAGCTCTGGGGACGGCGCCACTTCATCCTCGCCTTCTCCCAGGCGAAGCTGACCGCCCAGTACAGCCAGGCCAAGCTCGGCCAGCTGTGGCAGGTGGCGACGCCGCTGCTGAACGCGGCGGTCTACTTCTTCATCTTCGGGCTGCTGCTCGGCGCCCGCGAGGGCATCCCGCACGAGATCTACGTGCCGTTCCTCGTGACGGGTGTCTTCGTCTTCACGTTCACGCAGAGCTCGGTCATGGCGGGCGTGCGGGCGATCTCCGGCAACCTCGGCCTCGTCAGGGCCCTGCACTTCCCGCGGGCCTCACTGCCGATCTCCTTCGCGCTGCAGCAGCTCCAGCAGCTGCTCTTCTCGATGATCGTGCTCGTCGTGATCATGTGCGCGTTCGGCATCTTCCCCGCCGTGTCCTGGCTGCTCGTCCTGCCCGCGCTGGTCCTGCAGTTCGTCTTCAACATGGGCCTGGCGCTGATCTTCGCCCGGATGGGCAGCAAGACGCCCGACCTGGCGCAGCTCATGCCGTTCGTGATGCGGACCTGGATGTACGCCTCGGGCGTCATGTTCAGCATCCCCGCGATGCTCGCGACCAAGAAGGACGTGCCCGCCTGGGTCGGGGACGTGCTCCAGTGGAATCCGGCCTCCATCTACATGGACCTGATCCGCTTCGCCATGATCGACAAGTACGACTCCTCGTACCTGCCCCCGCACGTGTGGGCCTTCGCGGTCGGCTGGGCCGTGGTGATCGGCGCGGTCGGGTTCGTGTACTTCTGGAAGGCGGAGGAGCGGTACGGCCGTGGCTGA
- a CDS encoding glycosyltransferase family 2 protein produces MKVGAVIITMGNRPQELRALLDSVAKQEGDPVEVVVVGNGAPVPEVPEGVRTVELPENLGIPGGRNVGIEAFGPGGTDVDILLFLDDDGLLATLDTARLCREAFAADPELGIISFRIADPDTGETQRRHVPRLRASDPMRSSRVTTFLGGANAVRTKVLAEVGGLPGEFFYAHEETDLAWRALDAGWMIDYRSDMVLFHPTTAPSRHAVYHRMVARNRVWLARRNLPAPLVPVYLGVWMLLTLARRPSGPALKAWFGGFKEGWTTPCGPRRPMKWRTVWRLTRLGRPPVI; encoded by the coding sequence CTGAAGGTCGGCGCCGTCATCATCACGATGGGCAACCGGCCCCAGGAGCTGCGTGCCCTCCTCGACTCGGTCGCCAAGCAGGAGGGCGACCCGGTCGAGGTGGTCGTGGTCGGCAACGGAGCCCCGGTGCCCGAGGTCCCCGAAGGTGTGCGCACCGTCGAGCTGCCGGAGAACCTCGGCATCCCCGGCGGCCGCAACGTCGGCATCGAGGCCTTCGGGCCCGGCGGCACCGACGTCGACATCCTGCTCTTCCTGGACGACGACGGCCTGCTCGCCACCCTGGACACGGCGCGGCTGTGCCGCGAGGCGTTCGCCGCCGACCCGGAGCTCGGCATCATCAGCTTCCGCATCGCCGACCCGGACACGGGGGAGACCCAGCGCCGCCACGTGCCGCGACTGCGGGCCTCCGACCCGATGCGCTCCTCGCGCGTGACGACCTTCCTCGGCGGCGCCAACGCCGTTCGCACGAAGGTCCTCGCCGAGGTCGGCGGGCTGCCCGGCGAGTTCTTCTACGCCCATGAGGAGACGGACCTCGCCTGGCGCGCGCTCGACGCGGGCTGGATGATCGACTACCGCTCCGACATGGTCCTTTTCCACCCCACGACGGCCCCCTCGCGGCACGCGGTCTACCACCGGATGGTGGCCCGCAACCGCGTCTGGCTGGCCCGTCGCAACCTCCCCGCGCCGCTGGTCCCCGTCTACCTCGGGGTCTGGATGCTCCTCACCCTCGCCCGCCGCCCCTCGGGCCCGGCCCTCAAGGCCTGGTTCGGCGGCTTCAAGGAGGGCTGGACCACGCCCTGCGGGCCTCGCAGGCCCATGAAGTGGCGTACGGTGTGGCGGCTGACCCGACTGGGCCGACCTCCCGTCATCTGA
- the hpnD gene encoding presqualene diphosphate synthase HpnD, whose protein sequence is MSRAVESDPHVSASVLAAYSYCEAVTGRQARNFAYGIRLLPTPKRRAMSALYALSRRVDDIGDGELALDVKAQRLDDTRALVARIRTGEVHEDDTDPVAVALAHAAAHFPIPLEGLDELIDGVLKDVRGETYETWEDLKVYCRCVAGAIGRLSLGVFGTERGALHAERAPEYADTLGLALQLTNILRDVREDALDGRTYLPADDLAKFGCSAGFAGSEPPAGADFAGLVHFEVRRARALFAEGYRLLPMLDRRSGACVAAMAGIYRRLLDRIEREPEAVLRGRVSLPGREKAYVAVRGLSGLDARNVSRQTVRRRV, encoded by the coding sequence GTGAGCCGGGCCGTGGAGTCGGATCCGCACGTATCCGCGTCGGTGCTCGCCGCGTACAGCTACTGCGAGGCCGTGACCGGCCGGCAGGCGCGCAACTTCGCGTACGGCATCAGGCTGCTGCCGACGCCCAAGCGCCGGGCCATGTCCGCGCTCTACGCCCTGTCCCGGCGGGTCGACGACATCGGCGACGGCGAGCTCGCCCTGGACGTCAAGGCGCAGCGGCTCGACGACACCCGCGCGCTGGTCGCACGGATCCGCACGGGCGAGGTGCACGAGGACGACACCGACCCCGTGGCGGTCGCCCTCGCCCACGCCGCCGCGCACTTCCCCATCCCGCTGGAAGGCCTCGACGAACTCATCGACGGCGTCCTGAAGGACGTACGCGGTGAGACGTACGAGACGTGGGAGGACCTCAAGGTCTACTGCCGCTGCGTCGCCGGAGCCATCGGGCGGCTCTCACTCGGCGTGTTCGGCACCGAGCGGGGGGCGCTCCACGCGGAACGCGCGCCGGAGTATGCCGACACGCTCGGCCTCGCGCTCCAACTGACCAACATTCTCCGGGACGTTCGCGAGGACGCCCTCGACGGGCGGACCTATCTGCCCGCCGACGACCTCGCCAAGTTCGGCTGCTCCGCCGGCTTCGCCGGCTCCGAGCCGCCCGCCGGAGCCGACTTCGCGGGCCTCGTCCACTTCGAGGTGCGCCGCGCGCGTGCCCTGTTCGCCGAGGGCTACCGCCTGCTGCCCATGCTGGACCGGCGCAGCGGCGCCTGCGTGGCCGCCATGGCCGGCATCTACCGCCGCCTCCTCGACCGCATCGAGCGCGAGCCGGAAGCGGTCCTGCGCGGCCGTGTCTCGCTCCCCGGGCGCGAGAAGGCGTACGTCGCCGTGCGCGGACTGTCCGGTCTCGACGCGCGGAACGTGTCACGACAGACCGTCCGGAGGCGTGTGTGA
- the shc gene encoding squalene--hopene cyclase, translating to MTATTDGSTGAATPRAASASQSTETVLPIDTTAAGPREAAARAMRRSTDFLLARQDAEGWWKGDLETNVTMDAEDLLLRQFLGIRDEDTTRAAALFIRGEQRDDGTWATFYGGPGELSTTIEAYVALRLAGDRPDEPHMAKASAWIRDRGGIAEARVFTRIWLALFGWWKWDDLPELPPELIYFPKWVPLNIYDFGCWARQTIVPLTIVSAKRPVRPAPFALDELHTDARVPNPSKPLAPVASWDGLFQRLDKALHVYHKVAPRPLRRAAMNSAARWIIERQENDGCWGGIQPPAVYSVIALHLLGYDLEHPVLKAGLASLDRFAVWREDGSRMIEACQSPVWDTCLATIALADAGVPADHPQLVKAADWMLGEQIVRPGDWSVRRPGLTPGGWAFEFHNDNYPDIDDTAEVALALRRVAHPDKARLENAIDRGVRWNLGMQSKNGAWGAFDVDNTSPFPNRLPFCDFGEVIDPPSADVTGHVVEMLAVEGKSHDPRTRRGIEWLLAEQEENGAWFGRWGVNYIYGTGSVVPALITAGLPASHPAIRRAVRWVESVQNDDGGWGEDLRSYRDRGWVGHGTSSASQTAWALLALLSAGEREAKSTERGIAWLVDAQRADGSWDEPYFTGTGFPWDFSINYHLYRQVFPLTALGRYINGEPFAGGSDARTAKGS from the coding sequence ATGACAGCGACGACCGACGGAAGCACCGGAGCGGCCACGCCCCGCGCAGCCTCGGCCAGCCAGTCCACCGAAACCGTCCTTCCGATCGATACGACCGCGGCAGGCCCTCGCGAGGCCGCCGCGCGCGCCATGCGGCGCTCCACGGACTTCCTGCTCGCCCGGCAGGACGCCGAAGGCTGGTGGAAGGGCGACCTCGAGACCAATGTGACCATGGACGCCGAGGACCTCCTCCTGCGGCAGTTCCTCGGCATCAGGGACGAGGACACCACACGCGCCGCCGCGCTCTTCATCCGCGGTGAGCAGCGCGACGACGGCACCTGGGCCACGTTCTACGGCGGCCCCGGCGAACTCTCCACCACCATCGAGGCGTACGTCGCGCTGCGCCTGGCCGGCGACCGGCCCGACGAGCCCCACATGGCGAAGGCCTCCGCGTGGATCCGCGACCGGGGCGGCATCGCCGAGGCCCGCGTCTTCACCCGGATCTGGCTCGCCCTCTTCGGCTGGTGGAAGTGGGACGACCTGCCCGAACTCCCGCCGGAGCTCATCTACTTCCCCAAGTGGGTCCCGCTCAACATCTACGACTTCGGCTGCTGGGCGCGGCAGACGATAGTGCCGCTCACCATCGTGTCCGCCAAGCGGCCCGTGCGTCCCGCGCCGTTCGCCCTGGACGAGCTGCACACCGACGCGCGCGTGCCCAACCCCTCCAAACCCCTTGCGCCTGTGGCGAGTTGGGACGGTCTCTTCCAGCGGCTCGACAAGGCGCTGCACGTCTACCACAAGGTCGCGCCGCGCCCGCTGCGCAGGGCCGCGATGAACAGCGCCGCCCGCTGGATCATCGAGCGGCAGGAGAACGACGGCTGCTGGGGCGGCATCCAGCCGCCCGCCGTCTACTCCGTCATCGCGCTGCACCTGCTCGGCTACGACCTGGAACACCCCGTCCTGAAGGCCGGACTCGCCTCCCTCGACCGGTTCGCCGTGTGGCGCGAGGACGGCTCGCGGATGATCGAGGCCTGCCAGTCGCCCGTGTGGGACACCTGCCTGGCGACGATCGCGCTCGCGGACGCCGGAGTGCCCGCGGACCACCCGCAGCTGGTCAAGGCCGCCGACTGGATGCTCGGCGAGCAGATCGTGCGGCCCGGTGACTGGTCGGTGCGCAGGCCCGGTCTCACGCCCGGCGGCTGGGCGTTCGAGTTCCACAACGACAACTACCCCGACATCGACGACACCGCGGAGGTCGCCCTCGCGCTGCGCCGGGTCGCGCACCCGGACAAGGCGCGCCTGGAGAACGCCATCGACCGCGGGGTCCGCTGGAACCTCGGCATGCAGTCGAAGAACGGCGCCTGGGGAGCCTTCGACGTCGACAACACCAGCCCCTTCCCCAACCGGCTGCCGTTCTGCGACTTCGGCGAGGTCATCGACCCGCCGTCCGCCGACGTCACCGGGCACGTCGTGGAGATGCTCGCCGTCGAGGGGAAGTCCCACGACCCGCGCACCCGGCGCGGCATCGAGTGGCTCCTCGCCGAACAGGAGGAGAACGGCGCCTGGTTCGGACGCTGGGGCGTCAACTACATCTACGGCACGGGGTCGGTGGTGCCCGCCCTGATCACGGCCGGACTGCCCGCCTCGCACCCGGCGATCCGGCGCGCGGTGCGGTGGGTCGAGTCGGTGCAGAACGACGACGGCGGCTGGGGCGAGGACCTGCGCTCCTACCGCGACCGGGGCTGGGTCGGCCACGGCACGTCGTCCGCGTCGCAGACCGCGTGGGCGCTCCTCGCCCTCCTGTCGGCCGGCGAGCGCGAGGCGAAGTCGACGGAGCGGGGCATCGCCTGGCTCGTCGACGCGCAGCGCGCGGACGGCTCGTGGGACGAGCCGTACTTCACCGGCACCGGCTTCCCCTGGGACTTCTCCATCAACTACCACCTGTACCGGCAGGTGTTCCCGCTCACCGCCCTCGGCAGGTACATCAACGGGGAGCCCTTCGCGGGCGGCTCCGACGCCCGCACCGCCAAGGGCAGCTGA
- a CDS encoding iron-containing alcohol dehydrogenase family protein has protein sequence MPVLTRLIPSPVVVDIRPGALDDLAGVLADQRICSSTGKLAIAISGGSGAVLRERLMPSLGGAEWFEVGGGTLDDAIKLGEDIRKSGRYDAVVGLGGGKIIDCAKFAAARVGLPLVAVATNLSHDGLCSPVATLDNDAGRGSYGVPNPIAVVIDLDVIREAPVRFVRSGIGDALSNISAIRDWELAARERGEDIDGLAAAMARQAGEAVLRHPGGVGDDGFLQVLAEGLVLTGIAMSISGDSRPASGACHEINHAFDLLFPKRAASHGEQCGLGAAFAMHLRGAREESAFMAQVLRRHGLPVLPEEIGFTVDEFVKVVEFAPQTRPGRYTILEHLDLSTDQIRDAYADYAKAIGS, from the coding sequence GTGCCAGTACTGACGAGGCTCATCCCCTCGCCGGTCGTCGTCGACATCCGGCCGGGGGCGCTCGACGACCTGGCCGGTGTCCTCGCCGACCAGCGGATCTGCTCGTCGACCGGCAAGCTCGCCATCGCCATCAGCGGCGGCTCGGGTGCGGTGCTCCGCGAGCGGCTGATGCCGTCGCTGGGCGGCGCGGAGTGGTTCGAGGTCGGCGGCGGCACGCTCGACGACGCCATCAAGCTCGGCGAGGACATCCGCAAGTCGGGCCGGTACGACGCGGTCGTCGGCCTCGGCGGCGGCAAGATCATCGACTGTGCCAAGTTCGCCGCGGCGCGCGTGGGCCTGCCGCTGGTCGCCGTCGCGACGAACCTGTCGCACGACGGCCTCTGCTCGCCGGTCGCGACGCTCGACAACGACGCGGGCCGCGGCTCGTACGGCGTGCCGAACCCCATCGCGGTCGTCATCGACCTCGATGTGATCCGTGAGGCGCCCGTCCGTTTCGTCCGCTCCGGCATCGGCGACGCGCTGTCCAACATCTCCGCCATCCGGGACTGGGAGCTCGCCGCCCGCGAGCGCGGCGAGGACATCGACGGCCTCGCGGCCGCCATGGCCCGCCAGGCCGGCGAGGCCGTGCTCCGCCACCCCGGCGGCGTCGGCGACGACGGCTTCCTCCAGGTCCTGGCCGAGGGCCTGGTCCTCACCGGCATCGCCATGTCGATCTCGGGCGACTCCCGCCCGGCGTCCGGCGCCTGCCACGAGATCAACCACGCCTTCGACCTCCTCTTCCCCAAGCGCGCCGCCAGCCACGGCGAGCAGTGCGGCCTGGGCGCGGCCTTCGCGATGCACCTGCGCGGTGCCCGCGAGGAGTCGGCGTTCATGGCGCAGGTGCTGCGCCGCCACGGCCTGCCCGTGCTGCCGGAGGAGATCGGCTTCACCGTGGACGAGTTCGTGAAGGTCGTGGAGTTCGCTCCGCAGACCCGCCCGGGCCGCTACACGATCCTCGAACACCTCGACCTGTCCACCGACCAGATCAGGGACGCATACGCCGACTATGCAAAAGCCATCGGTAGCTGA
- the hpnC gene encoding squalene synthase HpnC translates to MATDDLQLRDASAVLAKAADENFPVAPFFLPRAWRDDLMAVYGVVRLIDDIGDGDLAPGAGHARHLGLDADTDDPLPLLDAVAADLDKVFTGAQPGHPLVRALRPAAERGTLTAAPFLALIEANRQDQAITRYETYDDLVAYCALSANPIGRLVLAITGTETPERVRRSDAVCTGLQIVEHIQDVAEDLRRGRIYLPVEDMKRFHVSESDLALPTAGASVRALVAFEVERARGLLNEGTPLVGSVHGRLKLLLAGFVAGGRAATRAIADAGYDVLPGPPKPTKPRLLRETGAVLRGEG, encoded by the coding sequence ATGGCTACGGACGATCTCCAGCTCCGCGATGCTTCCGCCGTCCTCGCCAAGGCCGCGGACGAGAACTTTCCCGTCGCGCCCTTCTTCCTTCCCCGCGCCTGGCGCGACGACCTCATGGCCGTCTACGGCGTCGTCCGCCTCATCGACGACATCGGCGACGGCGACTTGGCCCCCGGCGCCGGCCACGCCCGCCACCTCGGGCTCGACGCCGACACGGACGACCCGCTGCCTCTCCTCGACGCTGTCGCCGCCGACCTGGACAAGGTCTTCACCGGCGCCCAGCCCGGCCACCCGCTCGTACGGGCGCTGCGGCCGGCCGCCGAACGCGGCACCCTCACAGCCGCCCCCTTCCTGGCCCTGATCGAGGCCAACCGCCAGGACCAGGCCATCACGCGCTACGAGACGTACGACGACCTCGTCGCGTACTGCGCGCTCTCCGCCAACCCCATCGGCCGCCTCGTCCTGGCCATCACGGGCACGGAGACCCCGGAGCGCGTCCGCCGCTCGGACGCCGTCTGCACCGGCCTGCAGATCGTCGAGCACATCCAGGACGTCGCCGAAGACCTGCGGCGCGGCCGCATCTACCTGCCTGTCGAGGACATGAAGCGGTTCCACGTGAGTGAGTCAGATCTGGCCCTGCCGACAGCGGGCGCATCGGTGCGCGCCCTGGTCGCATTCGAAGTGGAACGCGCCCGCGGCCTGCTGAATGAAGGCACCCCCCTGGTGGGTAGCGTCCACGGCAGGCTGAAGCTGCTGCTGGCCGGGTTCGTGGCAGGGGGGAGGGCGGCCACCCGGGCGATCGCCGACGCCGGGTACGACGTCCTGCCCGGACCGCCGAAGCCGACCAAGCCGCGCCTGCTGCGCGAGACGGGTGCAGTTCTGCGAGGAGAGGGGTGA
- a CDS encoding CDP-alcohol phosphatidyltransferase family protein, translated as MQKPSVAELRPVVHPPGVKDRRSGEHWAGRLYMREVSLRIDRHLVNTRVTPNQLTYVMTVAGALAAPALLVPGVTGAVLGVVAVQLYLLLDCVDGEIARWKKQYSMAGVYLDRVAAYLCDAAVLVGFGLRAADIWGSGRIDWLWAFLGTLAALGAILIKAETDLVGVARHQTGKEPVKESAAEPRSSGMALARRAAAALKFHRLILGVEASLLILVIAFVDQARGDLFFSRLGVAVLAGIAMLQTLLHLVSILVSSRLK; from the coding sequence ATGCAAAAGCCATCGGTAGCTGAGCTCCGCCCGGTTGTTCACCCCCCGGGGGTGAAGGACCGGCGCAGCGGCGAACACTGGGCCGGCCGGCTCTACATGCGCGAGGTCTCCCTGCGCATCGACCGGCACCTGGTGAACACGCGGGTCACGCCCAACCAGCTGACCTACGTGATGACCGTCGCCGGCGCCCTCGCCGCCCCGGCGCTGCTGGTGCCCGGCGTCACGGGCGCCGTGCTCGGCGTGGTCGCGGTCCAGCTCTACCTGCTGCTCGACTGCGTGGACGGCGAGATCGCCCGCTGGAAGAAGCAGTACTCGATGGCCGGGGTCTACCTGGACCGGGTCGCCGCCTACCTGTGCGACGCCGCAGTCCTGGTCGGCTTCGGCCTGCGCGCCGCGGACATATGGGGCTCGGGACGCATCGACTGGCTGTGGGCCTTCCTCGGCACCCTGGCCGCGCTCGGCGCGATCCTGATCAAGGCCGAGACCGACCTCGTCGGCGTCGCCCGGCACCAGACGGGCAAGGAGCCGGTCAAGGAGTCGGCGGCCGAGCCGCGCTCCTCGGGCATGGCACTGGCCCGCAGGGCCGCCGCCGCGCTGAAGTTCCACCGGCTCATCCTCGGGGTCGAGGCGTCCCTGCTGATCCTCGTCATCGCGTTCGTCGACCAGGCGCGCGGCGACCTGTTCTTCTCGCGCCTCGGCGTGGCGGTCCTCGCGGGCATCGCGATGCTGCAGACCCTGCTCCACCTCGTGTCCATCCTCGTATCGAGCAGGTTGAAGTGA